The proteins below come from a single Cricetulus griseus strain 17A/GY chromosome 6, alternate assembly CriGri-PICRH-1.0, whole genome shotgun sequence genomic window:
- the Znf334 gene encoding zinc finger protein 334 isoform X2 produces MDSSQRLVSFKDLTVDFTREEWQYLGPAQRLLYRDVTLENYRNLISLGFRVSKPEVILKLEQGKEPWIVEELSSQNHAGKCEDRADDDTSEKNKGIQDKHLKQFLAFSNKTMPEKATLFEKTVALDINTVSSEKTFHKYDPGGNGLKTKSEETVAKQSRENTKVIAEPDGCEKPLLHTKPDKSHSVTKRNGCDEVRGVRSQGEALTQDQSIQSLSQPSEHKGGEPVLQKSAHSAGTGEGAERKRNECVECGKTFSKRSTLIVHQRIHTGERPYACSYCRKTFRIKASLTRHQRIHTGERPYKCQECGKAFIDKSALIVHQRIHGGEKSYECTECGKTFFRKSALAEHFRSHTGEKPYKCKECGNAFGKKSYLIVHQRTHRGEKTNECKECGKTFFCLSALTAHQRIHSGEKPYECPECEKTFFCQSALSVHLRSHTGEKPYKCHQCGTSLCTKSALAAHQVIHGGKTSLECSECGKLFHLKTTLAIHQRTHAGENHGELSKWGHAPTANSNGSEQKKVDPKENHYECHEHKPTVHRNSHHFAHRRTIWERPYECHECGRTYCRKSALRHHQMTHTGERPYECKDCGKTFYQKVSFIEHQRTHTGEKPHKCKQCGKSFRHKSAFTVHKRIHTGEKPYLCNECGRSYRRLWTLTEHQKIHTGEKPYECNTCQKTFRHKSNFLLHQNTHKK; encoded by the exons AGATTAGTTTCCTTCAAGGACTTGACTGTGGACTTCACCCGTGAGGAGTGGCAGTACCTGGGCCCTGCTCAGCGCCTCCTATACAGAGACGTGACGCTGGAGAATTACAGGAACCTCATCTCATTGG GGTTTCGTGTTAGCAAACCAGAAGTGATCTTAAAATTGGAGCAAGGAAAAGAGCCTTGGATAGTGGAAGAATTGTCAAGTCAGAACCATGCAGGGAAGTGTGAAGACCGAGCAG ATGACGATACCTCAGAGAAAAACAAGGGAATACAGGACAAACATTTGAAGCAGTTCTTAGCCTTCAGTAACAAAACGATGCCAGAAAAAGCCACTCTGTTTGAGAAAACAGTTGCTCTTGACATCAATACTGTTTCTTCAGAAAAAACATTCCATAAATATGACCCAGGTGGGAATGGCTTGAAAACTAAATCAGAAGAAACTGTTgcaaagcaaagcagagaaaataCAAAGGTAATTGCTGAGCCTGATGGGTGTGAGAAGCCACTGCTCCACACAAAGCCTGACAAAAGCCATTCTGTGACAAAACGGAATGGATGTGATGAGGTTAGGGGTGTTAGGAGTCAAGGGGAAGCGCTTACTCAAGACCAGAGCATCCAGTCTCTAAGTCAACCTTCTGAACATAAGGGTGGGGAACCCGTCCTTCAAAAGTCAGCCCACTCTGCAGGAACGGGGGAAGGTGCTGAAAGAAAACGAAACGAATGTGTGGAGTGTGGAAAAACCTTTTCTAAGAGGTCCACCCTCATTGTACATCAGAGAATCCATACAGGAGAGAGACCCTATGCTTGTAGTTATTGCAGGAAAACTTTTCGTATAAAGGCAAGCCTCACTCGGCACCAACGAATCCACACTGGGGAGAGGCCTTATAAATGCCaagagtgtgggaaagccttcattGACAAATCTGCTCTCATCGTGCATCAGAGAATTCATGGGGGAGAGAAGTCCTATGAGTGTACCGAATGCGGCAAGACCTTCTTTCGGAAGTCAGCCCTGGCTGAGCACTTCCGATCGCACACAGGGGAGAAGCCTTACAAATGCAAGGAGTGTGGGAATGCCTTTGGCAAGAAATCTTACCTCATCGTACACCAAAGAACTCACCGAGGAGAGAAGACAAACGAATGTAAGGAATGTGGGAAAACCTTCTTCTGTCTGTCAGCCCTGACAGCGCACCAGAGGATTCACAGCGGGGAAAAGCCCTACGAGTGCCCCGAGTGTGAGAAGACCTTCTTTTGTCAGTCGGCCCTCAGTGTGCACCTGAGAAGCCACACGGGAGAGAAGCCCTACAAATGCCACCAGTGCGGCACGTCCCTGTGCACTAAGTCTGCTCTCGCTGCGCATCAGGTCATCCACGGAGGCAAGACGTCCTTGGAATGCAGTGAGTGCGGGAAGCTGTTCCACCTTAAGACAACACTCGCCATACATCAGAGAACTCACGCCGGAGAGAACCACGGCGAGCTTAGTAAATGGGGTCACGCACCCACTGCCAATTCCAACGGCAGTGAGCAGAAAAAAGTGGACCCGAAGGAGAATCACTACGAGTGCCACGAGCACAAGCCCACAGTCCACAGAAATTCGCACCACTTTGCACATAGGAGAACCATATGGGAGAGGCCTTACGAGTGTCACGAGTGTGGGAGGACCTACTGCCGGAAGTCTGCTCTCCGGCACCATCAGAtgacacacacaggagagaggccCTATGAGTGTAAGGACTGTGGCAAAACCTTCTACCAGAAAGTCTCCTTTATCGAGCACCAGCGAACTCACACTGGGGAAAAACCACATAAGTGCAAACAGTGCGGGAAATCTTTCCGCCACAAGTCAGCATTCACAGTGCATAAGAGAATTCACACAGGGGAGAAGCCGTATTTGTGTAATGAGTGTGGCAGAAGCTACCGTCGGCTCTGGACTCTGACTGAACACCAGAAAATACACACaggggagaaaccctatgaatgtaacaCATGTCAGAAAACATTTCGCCATAAGTCAAACTTCCTTTTACATCAGAATACTCACAAGAAGTAA
- the Znf334 gene encoding zinc finger protein 334 isoform X1, whose translation MDSSQRLVSFKDLTVDFTREEWQYLGPAQRLLYRDVTLENYRNLISLGFRVSKPEVILKLEQGKEPWIVEELSSQNHAGKCEDRAEDDDTSEKNKGIQDKHLKQFLAFSNKTMPEKATLFEKTVALDINTVSSEKTFHKYDPGGNGLKTKSEETVAKQSRENTKVIAEPDGCEKPLLHTKPDKSHSVTKRNGCDEVRGVRSQGEALTQDQSIQSLSQPSEHKGGEPVLQKSAHSAGTGEGAERKRNECVECGKTFSKRSTLIVHQRIHTGERPYACSYCRKTFRIKASLTRHQRIHTGERPYKCQECGKAFIDKSALIVHQRIHGGEKSYECTECGKTFFRKSALAEHFRSHTGEKPYKCKECGNAFGKKSYLIVHQRTHRGEKTNECKECGKTFFCLSALTAHQRIHSGEKPYECPECEKTFFCQSALSVHLRSHTGEKPYKCHQCGTSLCTKSALAAHQVIHGGKTSLECSECGKLFHLKTTLAIHQRTHAGENHGELSKWGHAPTANSNGSEQKKVDPKENHYECHEHKPTVHRNSHHFAHRRTIWERPYECHECGRTYCRKSALRHHQMTHTGERPYECKDCGKTFYQKVSFIEHQRTHTGEKPHKCKQCGKSFRHKSAFTVHKRIHTGEKPYLCNECGRSYRRLWTLTEHQKIHTGEKPYECNTCQKTFRHKSNFLLHQNTHKK comes from the exons AGATTAGTTTCCTTCAAGGACTTGACTGTGGACTTCACCCGTGAGGAGTGGCAGTACCTGGGCCCTGCTCAGCGCCTCCTATACAGAGACGTGACGCTGGAGAATTACAGGAACCTCATCTCATTGG GGTTTCGTGTTAGCAAACCAGAAGTGATCTTAAAATTGGAGCAAGGAAAAGAGCCTTGGATAGTGGAAGAATTGTCAAGTCAGAACCATGCAGGGAAGTGTGAAGACCGAGCAG AAGATGACGATACCTCAGAGAAAAACAAGGGAATACAGGACAAACATTTGAAGCAGTTCTTAGCCTTCAGTAACAAAACGATGCCAGAAAAAGCCACTCTGTTTGAGAAAACAGTTGCTCTTGACATCAATACTGTTTCTTCAGAAAAAACATTCCATAAATATGACCCAGGTGGGAATGGCTTGAAAACTAAATCAGAAGAAACTGTTgcaaagcaaagcagagaaaataCAAAGGTAATTGCTGAGCCTGATGGGTGTGAGAAGCCACTGCTCCACACAAAGCCTGACAAAAGCCATTCTGTGACAAAACGGAATGGATGTGATGAGGTTAGGGGTGTTAGGAGTCAAGGGGAAGCGCTTACTCAAGACCAGAGCATCCAGTCTCTAAGTCAACCTTCTGAACATAAGGGTGGGGAACCCGTCCTTCAAAAGTCAGCCCACTCTGCAGGAACGGGGGAAGGTGCTGAAAGAAAACGAAACGAATGTGTGGAGTGTGGAAAAACCTTTTCTAAGAGGTCCACCCTCATTGTACATCAGAGAATCCATACAGGAGAGAGACCCTATGCTTGTAGTTATTGCAGGAAAACTTTTCGTATAAAGGCAAGCCTCACTCGGCACCAACGAATCCACACTGGGGAGAGGCCTTATAAATGCCaagagtgtgggaaagccttcattGACAAATCTGCTCTCATCGTGCATCAGAGAATTCATGGGGGAGAGAAGTCCTATGAGTGTACCGAATGCGGCAAGACCTTCTTTCGGAAGTCAGCCCTGGCTGAGCACTTCCGATCGCACACAGGGGAGAAGCCTTACAAATGCAAGGAGTGTGGGAATGCCTTTGGCAAGAAATCTTACCTCATCGTACACCAAAGAACTCACCGAGGAGAGAAGACAAACGAATGTAAGGAATGTGGGAAAACCTTCTTCTGTCTGTCAGCCCTGACAGCGCACCAGAGGATTCACAGCGGGGAAAAGCCCTACGAGTGCCCCGAGTGTGAGAAGACCTTCTTTTGTCAGTCGGCCCTCAGTGTGCACCTGAGAAGCCACACGGGAGAGAAGCCCTACAAATGCCACCAGTGCGGCACGTCCCTGTGCACTAAGTCTGCTCTCGCTGCGCATCAGGTCATCCACGGAGGCAAGACGTCCTTGGAATGCAGTGAGTGCGGGAAGCTGTTCCACCTTAAGACAACACTCGCCATACATCAGAGAACTCACGCCGGAGAGAACCACGGCGAGCTTAGTAAATGGGGTCACGCACCCACTGCCAATTCCAACGGCAGTGAGCAGAAAAAAGTGGACCCGAAGGAGAATCACTACGAGTGCCACGAGCACAAGCCCACAGTCCACAGAAATTCGCACCACTTTGCACATAGGAGAACCATATGGGAGAGGCCTTACGAGTGTCACGAGTGTGGGAGGACCTACTGCCGGAAGTCTGCTCTCCGGCACCATCAGAtgacacacacaggagagaggccCTATGAGTGTAAGGACTGTGGCAAAACCTTCTACCAGAAAGTCTCCTTTATCGAGCACCAGCGAACTCACACTGGGGAAAAACCACATAAGTGCAAACAGTGCGGGAAATCTTTCCGCCACAAGTCAGCATTCACAGTGCATAAGAGAATTCACACAGGGGAGAAGCCGTATTTGTGTAATGAGTGTGGCAGAAGCTACCGTCGGCTCTGGACTCTGACTGAACACCAGAAAATACACACaggggagaaaccctatgaatgtaacaCATGTCAGAAAACATTTCGCCATAAGTCAAACTTCCTTTTACATCAGAATACTCACAAGAAGTAA